The DNA sequence TTTTGGTCCTTGGCGAGCAAGGTTGAGAGAGCATATATGCTTTTGATTGAGAGAGCATATATCCTTGACGagcaagggttttttttttttttttttttttgggtacttTTTGGAAAGTCGGATCTTGCTCCTAAAGGAGTCAATAACCTACTTTGGAACTTCACCAATTCTATTCCTTGTACTTCAAAAAAGCAAGAAATGTGGATGTTGGTTGGGTTTGTTGGCTTTGAGGAATGTATATTCGTGTTCAAATTTCTCCCTTTTTATATTACGAGAAATATTTGTGTAGGGCTCCGTTTGCTACTGGACTAAGTGACATTACAATTCACTTAAAAATCTGTCATAtgataaattttaaatataatatttttctttcttttatatttaaatgtCGCACCTCTCCAAGAGTTTTGATGACATGAGTTTGCTTGGACTTGTGACTTGAatccattttttaattaaataaagctcaaaattattttaattaccaTGATCAATAGGTCCAATAAATAAtccaatataataaaaaaaattaaggaaaactaatgaaataagcttgaaaattttgagttttaacgataagaacaaaataaaaggtaaagtgaatagtacaataattgacttttagtgtaaaaatgtggtttttcgttatagtgaacagtaccagaagcttttcgttaaaattcccaaaaaattaatcatatttaTCATCTATATAACAATACTAGAACTTATCATGTGTGTGTGACATCTTAAGGTCTAACTAAAGCCGACGGTGAAATTAAGGGACACCTagtagcatatcatggttaccggATTAGTAAAAGTATACGCGAACTAATCATGATACTCTTTCGAACCTTAATTGTAGTTAAGATGCAATTCAGTTCTTTTATATCCCAATCAAATACGCTTCAGTCGAAACAGAACAGGTACAATTTATTCCcttaaaaatacaaaagatAAATTATACAAAATTCCCCTCCAAATGGAAGGATATTCATGAAGAACTGATAAGCCTAATATGTTGTTctaccaaaacaaaaaacactgGCTGCCTGAATTTGCTCGATTTCATCTTGCACCCACATCCAGAAGACTAAAACAGAAACAACTCAAATCACTTCACCTCACCTCTCAAATAGATTTATATGGCAAAACGTAGCCCTTGAAAGCAAGGTTAACTATATCAACATCTCGGCAATCTGAACAGCATTAAGTGCAGCTCCCTTGCGTATTTGATCACCGCATACAAATATATCCAACCTGCTTAGAGAAATGCCATGAGTGGCTTGCAAAAATATATACAATTAGAAAGCAAAAGATTAGCACTGTTGCCTTACCCATAGTTCCCTTCTTGGGATACATCACGACGGATTCTGCCTACTGCAACATCATCTTTGTTTGACACCTCCAATGGTGTAGGGAAGTTATTCGCTGTTCGGTCATCAATAACCACCAGCCCAGGAGCTTTCTTCAGAATTTCCCTTGCAGTGTCCTGGACAGTGAACAGATTTATAACTCTAAGGATAGCGTGAAAAAATAGGCATCTTAACACCTTCAAGAATGTCTCATTATTTCACTATTTTGAGAGAGGACTGTAGAAGTCAAGCAAAACCAAATGCTACACCGTAGTACTAACAATGTTAGGCCTAACTGAAAAATATTTAAGAAATGTGCTCGAAAGAAGTTAAAGAGAATGAAAGCATGGTGAGTCGGTGACTGAACTTAAGTTCACTTACCAAACCATTACAAATAGGATACAAGGATAGCCTAAAATCACAAGAGAGACAAAAGAATCATCACAATGTTTAACCGAAGATTTGCAAGGTGAACATCATCGATGCAAGTATTGAGCAAGATAGAGTTCACCACTGAATTATAGCCTACATAAAATACAGCATTGTGGCATTACCTCATCAAGTTGGTTCTCAAATTGAAGATTTATACTCTCAGCATGCGCCCTCATGACAGGAACTCGTATACATGTCGCAGTTACCTTGACATCATTGTCACTCTGAGAAAATGGACATATACCTATGTTATTAACATCTGTGAACTTACAAGCTGCTTTCCAATTAAATTATTCTGACTGATAAAAGTAGTAAAGAAACTAACCCATATTTTTCGTGTCTCCTTGACTAGTTTCATTTCCTCTTCATTATATCCATTTGAAAGAACTGCCGAGTTGTGCGAAAACAAATTAAATGCGTACTGCAAAAGGCAAAGACAAATGTACGGTTCAATGATGCTTCATggaaaacaaatttaatttccaCTACAAACTTGAACAATTCACAACAAATAGACAGACCTGCCGCGAAAATATCTTAGTGGTTGGTGGCTTCCCTTCCAGTACCTAATACAGAAATCAAATTATATTACTACAATCGAATACTGAAAAAAGACAACCACAAACAACGAGAGAGATGAAGTAAAACGAAACCTCCTGAGTTTGCAGCTCAAGCTCTCTCATGGCAGCAGCACCAGCTCCACTAGCAGCCTGATACGTACTAACAACCATTCGCTTTACCTGAAAACGGATTCATAAATCATAACCCAATGTAACTAAAATAAATTTCACAAAACCCCATTTTAAGAATTCACATTTAAAATCCAGATACAGCACCAAAGCAACCAACTTTTGTAGCTCCAAAAAACAAACTCAAGAAAATTGGATTTCAAAACAAACCCGAAAACATGCACAAAAATCTCATAACAACAACAAGAAAGCAAACAACTTTATAGCTCCACAACCAAATGCAAGAAAAACCCATTTCACAAACCTTAGAGTGGCGATGGAGAGGGGTGACAGCCATTAAACAAATAATGGTGGAGCAATTAGGGTTAGCAATGAGCGCCCCCTTTCCGTTTCCAACCTTGATACCCTCCATAGCCTCCGGATTGACTTCAGGGACCACAAGCGGCACGTCGTTCTGCATCCGGAAAGCAGAGCTATTATCAACGACAATGGTGCCGCGCTCTACGGCAACGGGACCGAACTCTTTGCTGATTGACCCGCCGGCGCTGAAGAGGGCGATTTCGACGCCGTCAAAGCTGTCATGGGTGAGCTCCTCAACGACGTAGTTTTCGCCGAGGAACTTCAAGTTCTGACCCGCGGAGCGCTTGGAGGCAAGCATCTTGATTGAGCGGAAAGGGAAGTCACGGTCTTGGAGGACAGAGAGGAACTCCTGACCGACGGCACCGGTAACGCCGACCACCGCAACTGATGGGCCGGTCTCTTGGAGAGACATTCGGACTGTGAATGGGCCGGGTCGCGACTTGGACACGGAGACCCGGGACCGGCCGGAGAGGGGAGTCTTGAGGAGGAGGCCGTTGTGATGGTGGGTGAAAGTGGACATTTTGGAGAATCTGGTTGGAGCCGAGGAGAAACGagtggcggcggcggcggaaTGGGGTTTTGAGTTTTACAAACCTTTGGTTATATACTGTGGTCTTTGTGACTGTTGAACTTGAAATAGCACGTGGGATTCTCCGTATAATCATTATTACCTCACCGTTTAATGTAAATTTATGcattaacattataaaatattgtgctaaAAGGATGAGGTAGTAGAGAGTTCAACATTTCTCTTACTAAATTTGTTCAACAATCACCTAAAAGTACAACTTTTTATTGCAACGATTAGATAAATttataggaaaattaatgaaaaatgtttgaaaactttgggttttaatgataagaataaTATAAAGGGTACAATGAATActaaggattgactttttagtgtaaaaatgtggcttttcgttaaagtgaatagtatcagagcttttcattaaagttctatAAATTTATTCATACTGCCGTTAATTATTTTTACCTCTCCATacatttctctttattttagaatagtgtgtgtttatcatttcTCTTATATTACCTATCTTGTCATATTTAGTCATGTGACAAGAGAGATGAAAATAGAAATGTGGGTCATGAATATATAAGCAATGTCGTCCAACTTAAAAGTAGAAGATAAATTACTTAGGAACGAAGCATTAGAAGGAACAAATTAGTTTCACGTCTAGCGGATTAACAGTACAAAGTCTGCCTAGAAGATCAGACTGCGAGAGCATCCTCAATCTTGATGCAGCTGTAGAATCAATCCTCCACCGGTGCCAGTACAACATCTTGGAGAAGTACAAGCTTTGCTCGTCCGCCATACTCTTCTGGCAAGGTTTCTTCGCCGATTTCCTTTCTGAAGTTTTTTGTTCCTTCCTCATTGCTCACAATCACAATCTGCAGTCACAATCGCAAACAATGTAACCCAATTCGTAATATACCAACTTCATCCAGATTGTTGCACCAGCTTGATTCCATAGAGGTACCAAAAAAGAGTTGGACAAGGCATACCTTCTCTTGCGTTGCCTTCTCGAGGAAGCGAGAAATCATCCTCCAGACACTTACGAAAAACCATGGCATGCTTAAGATGAACAACTTCGCTAATCGCTCGGGGTAGTAAGACTGCACATTTAAACGAAAACAAAGTGATTAA is a window from the Malus domestica chromosome 16, GDT2T_hap1 genome containing:
- the LOC103444584 gene encoding uncharacterized protein, with the translated sequence MSTFTHHHNGLLLKTPLSGRSRVSVSKSRPGPFTVRMSLQETGPSVAVVGVTGAVGQEFLSVLQDRDFPFRSIKMLASKRSAGQNLKFLGENYVVEELTHDSFDGVEIALFSAGGSISKEFGPVAVERGTIVVDNSSAFRMQNDVPLVVPEVNPEAMEGIKVGNGKGALIANPNCSTIICLMAVTPLHRHSKVKRMVVSTYQAASGAGAAAMRELELQTQEVLEGKPPTTKIFSRQYAFNLFSHNSAVLSNGYNEEEMKLVKETRKIWSDNDVKVTATCIRVPVMRAHAESINLQFENQLDEDTAREILKKAPGLVVIDDRTANNFPTPLEVSNKDDVAVGRIRRDVSQEGNYGLDIFVCGDQIRKGAALNAVQIAEMLI